One Desulfatitalea tepidiphila genomic region harbors:
- a CDS encoding lactate utilization protein B, with product MNITTDKFKETARQELANAHTQKFLQILPLRLASRRDSAYQSFPDPVAAHRYGQSIRDESIQRLPELLQVFETNAIANGARVFWAEDSRAANGYIVELAKRHGVSYVTKGKSMVTEELGLNEALTQAGIETWETDLGEFITQLLHRPPFHIVGPALNIPVEQICDIFLQKGVIDAPTTDPVALGMAARRFLREKFRDLQMGITGVNMAVAETGTVINVENEGNIRLNKSSPRILVCVMSLEKVVPTLADAMHMLRVLCRSATGQAAGAYISLDSGPKRSDEIDGPEELHIVILDNGRSAAYQDPKTREALRCIRCGACLNTCPVYGKVGGYPYGWAYSGPMGQVLTPALQGLGNTGDLIRACTLCHRCKIICPAGIDHPSLLLYYRYKDVVGDRALGGSGAGWRERFVHTLLSVAGSDHRLWRLFAKVARLAANRFRSGDRIHSMPNGPRGWFSSRDLPALPAKTFRERWAQMDPKKN from the coding sequence ATGAACATCACGACCGATAAGTTCAAAGAGACGGCGCGCCAGGAACTGGCCAACGCCCATACCCAGAAATTTCTTCAGATCCTGCCCCTGCGGCTGGCTTCCCGACGCGATAGCGCCTACCAGAGCTTTCCCGATCCGGTAGCGGCCCATCGATACGGCCAATCCATTCGGGACGAATCGATCCAGCGACTGCCCGAGCTGTTGCAGGTTTTTGAAACCAACGCGATCGCCAACGGGGCGCGGGTCTTCTGGGCCGAAGACAGCCGGGCCGCCAATGGTTACATCGTCGAACTGGCCAAACGACACGGCGTATCCTACGTGACCAAGGGCAAATCCATGGTCACCGAGGAGTTGGGTTTGAACGAGGCCCTAACCCAGGCCGGCATCGAGACCTGGGAAACCGACCTGGGCGAATTCATCACCCAACTCCTGCACCGTCCGCCGTTTCACATTGTCGGGCCGGCGCTGAACATTCCGGTCGAACAGATCTGCGACATCTTCCTGCAAAAAGGGGTGATCGACGCCCCCACCACCGACCCGGTGGCGCTTGGGATGGCGGCGCGCCGGTTCCTGCGCGAAAAATTCCGCGATCTTCAGATGGGGATCACCGGTGTCAACATGGCCGTGGCCGAAACCGGCACCGTGATCAACGTGGAAAACGAGGGCAACATCCGCCTCAACAAATCGAGCCCGCGCATCCTGGTCTGCGTGATGAGCCTGGAAAAGGTGGTGCCGACCCTGGCCGATGCCATGCACATGCTGCGCGTGCTGTGCCGCAGCGCCACCGGTCAGGCGGCCGGCGCCTACATCAGCCTGGACAGCGGTCCCAAGCGATCGGATGAAATCGACGGCCCCGAAGAGCTGCACATCGTTATCCTGGACAACGGCCGTTCGGCCGCCTACCAGGATCCGAAAACACGCGAAGCCCTGCGCTGCATCCGCTGCGGGGCCTGTTTGAACACATGCCCGGTCTATGGCAAGGTCGGCGGTTATCCTTACGGCTGGGCTTACTCCGGTCCCATGGGCCAGGTGCTGACCCCTGCCCTGCAAGGTCTCGGCAACACCGGCGATCTGATCCGCGCCTGCACCCTGTGCCATCGCTGTAAAATCATCTGCCCGGCCGGCATCGACCATCCCAGCCTGTTGCTTTATTATCGATATAAGGATGTGGTCGGAGACCGGGCCTTGGGTGGCAGCGGCGCCGGATGGCGCGAACGGTTCGTTCACACGCTCCTTTCCGTGGCCGGCAGCGATCACCGCTTGTGGCGGCTGTTTGCAAAGGTCGCCCGGCTGGCCGCCAATCGATTCCGGAGCGGTGATCGGATTCATTCGATGCCCAACGGTCCGCGGGGCTGGTTCAGCAGCCGTGACCTGCCCGCCCTTCCGGCCAAAACCTTCCGTGAGCGTTGGGCGCAAATGGACCCAAAGAAAAATTGA
- a CDS encoding (Fe-S)-binding protein: MKRVSLFIPCLVDMVLPHIGESTVALLRHLDCESTYHCEQTCCGLMSFNSGFRNEARRLARHFIRVFENDEWIVSPSGSCVNMVKNRYLELFDDDPVWFARAHDLAPRVYELSQFIVDHLGVEDLGGTRHAKVAYHESCSTLNALGVSAQPKALIRSVRGTELVELTGADICCGFGGTFANSFADVSTALVRQKAQYFLDSGADLLVMCDPGCLLNIQGYLDRHHPGRGAVHLADYLAGSIGDKTQVAT; encoded by the coding sequence ATGAAGCGCGTCTCCCTGTTCATCCCCTGCCTGGTCGACATGGTGCTGCCCCACATCGGCGAAAGCACCGTGGCCCTGCTGCGGCACCTGGACTGCGAATCGACGTATCATTGCGAGCAGACCTGTTGCGGTCTGATGTCGTTCAACAGCGGCTTCCGCAACGAAGCTCGGCGCCTGGCCCGGCACTTTATCCGCGTCTTCGAAAACGACGAATGGATTGTGAGCCCCTCGGGATCGTGCGTCAACATGGTCAAAAATCGCTACCTGGAGCTGTTCGACGACGATCCGGTCTGGTTTGCGCGGGCCCACGATCTGGCTCCCCGGGTCTATGAACTGAGCCAGTTCATCGTGGATCACCTCGGAGTTGAAGACCTGGGCGGCACTCGCCATGCCAAGGTGGCCTATCATGAATCGTGCAGTACACTGAATGCCCTCGGTGTGTCGGCCCAACCCAAGGCGCTGATCCGCTCGGTACGGGGCACGGAGCTGGTCGAGCTCACCGGCGCCGACATCTGCTGCGGTTTTGGGGGCACCTTCGCCAACAGCTTCGCGGACGTATCCACGGCTCTGGTGCGCCAGAAAGCCCAATACTTCCTCGACAGCGGCGCGGATTTGCTGGTCATGTGCGATCCCGGCTGCCTGCTCAACATCCAGGGCTATCTCGACCGCCATCACCCGGGACGGGGTGCCGTCCATCTGGCCGACTATCTGGCTGGGAGCATCGGAGATAAAACACAGGTGGCGACATGA
- a CDS encoding PAS domain S-box protein, whose product MRHERYAFLPLLLVLVFSFTSAMASRAENPRAVGLTPEERAWLDAHASESVLFFNTSFPPIEFVSDQGTFTGMGADVMALVEQRLGVVFPKQASDDWNRHLAALESGACAIAPTIVRTADRERYAFFTTPYAVVPVVIITAEAFVGGKRIEYLEGRRVAVVAGYATQTYLGQDASGRFEVVPMPDVPQGLQAVSFGQVDAFVENLAVAAYYIQKKGIPNLRVAGNTDYAFEWRIGVSRNYPLLYSALQKALDTITESEMEAIRDRWISLDIGDWLDPNARRLLRIINVIVAVVMAGLLIVSYFLLRRLKEKVANLKMAQQALLEQGELLKMATAANQAGIWDYYPNRRVVYLSRQWFGMLGYDGAGREEPVEELQSYMHPEDRPMVKHHYREYIAACSREPYEIEFRFRQAQGGWCWVLSKGRAVEWDPDGVPSRLIGLDINIQTLKDAQAGMAQSEAWFRAIFDHAPYAITISDPEDGRYLAANQAFLSNRGIGQDELSTFKTSDFAAISDEETEKVVDTLRKKGFVNNLETSIRRLDGSESHIMFSSVLLDVGGHQQVLSMTVDITEKKRAEKALKESEARFRSLFMMAPLPLVEIAADGRIVEVNERFIQTLGYGLDEVPTADAFLSVAFPDSDYRGKVASDLRQAVDQELVSRSNIATGEYQVTCKDAAVRQMLIGASLIGESYLVSFVDITDWKRAEVERQKLQEQLLQAQKLEAVGVLAGGVAHDFNNMLGAIIGYTELVMDGTDAGDPIRQNLAKILDVAQRSANLTRQLLAFARKQRVEPVRFDLNESVEAVLKMLRRLIGENIELTWMPGKGRFMVYMDPTQFDQILANLCVNARDAIADVGKITIQTATVSVDDAFCELYPDCVAGDYVRLSVKDNGSGIDQETLPHIFDPFFTTKGVGQGTGLGLAMVYGIVKQNNGFIQVESEPGWGTTFNIYLPQQAAAAAAEQETASEEIPHGRGEIILMVEDDTTIREIGQMMLQRLNYTVLSAPTPGDAIRLVEEKGVDIGLLITDVVMPEMNGSELTQRLLSMRPGLKYIYMSGYTADVVVHRGVSDDKDHFIQKPFSLRELAVKVRTVLDQR is encoded by the coding sequence ATGAGGCACGAACGATACGCTTTTCTTCCGTTGCTGCTGGTCCTCGTGTTTTCTTTTACATCGGCCATGGCATCACGTGCCGAAAATCCCCGGGCCGTCGGGCTGACCCCCGAGGAGCGGGCCTGGCTCGACGCGCATGCTTCTGAATCCGTACTCTTTTTCAATACCTCGTTTCCACCCATCGAATTCGTTTCCGACCAAGGCACCTTCACAGGCATGGGCGCGGATGTGATGGCCCTGGTCGAGCAACGCCTCGGGGTCGTCTTTCCCAAACAGGCCTCCGACGACTGGAATCGGCATTTGGCGGCCCTGGAAAGCGGGGCCTGCGCCATTGCCCCCACCATCGTGCGCACCGCCGACCGGGAGCGCTATGCCTTTTTTACAACGCCCTACGCCGTGGTGCCTGTCGTGATCATCACCGCCGAAGCTTTTGTCGGCGGCAAGCGCATAGAATACCTCGAAGGGCGGCGGGTGGCCGTGGTTGCCGGATACGCCACCCAAACCTACCTGGGCCAAGACGCATCCGGTCGGTTCGAAGTCGTTCCCATGCCGGATGTGCCCCAGGGGCTTCAGGCGGTTTCATTCGGGCAGGTGGACGCCTTCGTGGAAAACCTGGCCGTGGCCGCCTACTATATTCAAAAGAAAGGCATCCCCAATCTGCGGGTGGCCGGCAACACCGACTACGCCTTCGAGTGGCGCATCGGGGTGAGCCGCAACTATCCGTTGCTTTATAGCGCCCTCCAGAAAGCTCTCGACACGATCACGGAAAGTGAAATGGAGGCGATCCGCGACCGATGGATATCGCTGGATATCGGCGATTGGCTGGATCCCAATGCGCGCCGCCTGCTCCGCATCATCAACGTGATCGTGGCGGTGGTAATGGCCGGCCTCCTGATCGTCAGCTACTTTCTCCTGCGCCGGTTGAAGGAAAAGGTGGCCAACCTGAAAATGGCGCAACAAGCGCTGCTGGAACAGGGCGAACTGCTGAAGATGGCCACGGCGGCGAACCAGGCCGGTATCTGGGACTACTACCCGAATCGGCGGGTCGTCTATCTCAGCCGGCAGTGGTTCGGCATGCTCGGTTACGACGGGGCAGGACGAGAAGAACCAGTCGAGGAGCTGCAAAGTTACATGCATCCCGAAGATCGCCCGATGGTGAAGCATCACTATCGGGAGTATATCGCGGCCTGCAGTCGGGAGCCCTACGAGATCGAATTTCGATTCCGGCAGGCGCAGGGCGGCTGGTGTTGGGTGCTTTCCAAGGGGAGGGCGGTGGAATGGGACCCGGACGGCGTTCCCTCGCGCCTGATCGGATTGGATATCAACATTCAGACCCTGAAAGACGCCCAGGCCGGCATGGCCCAGAGCGAGGCCTGGTTTCGCGCCATTTTCGACCATGCCCCATATGCCATCACCATCAGCGATCCTGAAGACGGGCGGTATTTGGCCGCCAACCAGGCGTTTCTATCCAATCGGGGTATTGGCCAGGATGAACTATCGACATTCAAAACCAGCGATTTTGCGGCCATAAGCGACGAAGAGACGGAAAAGGTGGTCGATACCCTCAGGAAGAAAGGGTTTGTCAATAATCTTGAGACCTCGATCCGCCGATTGGATGGCAGTGAGTCGCATATCATGTTCTCCTCGGTGTTGCTCGATGTCGGCGGGCACCAGCAGGTCCTGTCTATGACCGTGGATATCACCGAAAAAAAGCGGGCCGAAAAAGCGCTGAAAGAGAGCGAGGCACGCTTTCGTTCGCTTTTCATGATGGCCCCCTTGCCGCTGGTCGAGATTGCCGCGGATGGGCGCATCGTCGAGGTCAATGAGCGGTTTATTCAGACCTTGGGCTACGGATTGGACGAGGTCCCAACCGCCGATGCTTTTCTGTCGGTTGCCTTTCCAGACTCGGACTACCGCGGAAAGGTCGCATCGGACTTGCGTCAGGCCGTCGATCAGGAACTCGTCAGTCGTTCAAACATCGCCACCGGTGAATATCAGGTGACCTGCAAGGACGCAGCGGTGCGTCAGATGTTGATCGGCGCCAGTTTGATCGGAGAGAGTTACCTGGTCAGTTTCGTCGATATCACCGATTGGAAACGCGCCGAGGTAGAGCGTCAGAAACTCCAGGAGCAGTTGTTGCAGGCTCAAAAACTTGAGGCCGTGGGCGTCCTGGCCGGCGGGGTGGCCCATGATTTCAACAACATGTTGGGGGCCATCATCGGGTACACCGAACTGGTGATGGATGGGACGGATGCCGGCGATCCGATCCGCCAGAACCTGGCGAAAATTCTCGATGTGGCCCAGCGTTCGGCCAATCTCACCCGGCAGTTGCTGGCCTTTGCCCGCAAGCAGCGCGTCGAGCCGGTGCGCTTCGACCTCAATGAATCGGTGGAAGCCGTTCTCAAGATGTTGCGCCGGCTCATCGGTGAGAACATCGAGCTGACCTGGATGCCCGGCAAGGGCCGTTTCATGGTCTATATGGATCCCACTCAGTTCGATCAGATCCTGGCCAACCTGTGCGTCAATGCCAGGGATGCCATAGCGGACGTGGGAAAGATCACCATCCAAACCGCCACGGTGTCAGTGGACGACGCCTTTTGCGAACTCTATCCCGATTGTGTTGCCGGCGATTACGTTCGACTCTCCGTTAAAGATAACGGTTCGGGCATAGACCAGGAGACCCTACCGCATATCTTCGATCCGTTTTTTACCACCAAGGGCGTGGGACAGGGCACGGGGCTGGGATTGGCCATGGTCTATGGCATCGTCAAACAGAACAACGGGTTCATCCAGGTGGAGAGCGAACCGGGATGGGGAACGACCTTCAATATTTATCTGCCGCAGCAGGCCGCCGCTGCTGCTGCAGAGCAGGAAACAGCTTCAGAAGAGATCCCGCACGGCCGGGGCGAGATCATTCTCATGGTCGAAGATGATACAACTATCCGGGAGATCGGCCAGATGATGCTCCAGCGCTTGAATTACACTGTTTTGTCAGCGCCCACGCCGGGCGATGCGATTCGTCTGGTCGAGGAAAAGGGCGTGGACATCGGCCTGCTCATTACCGATGTGGTGATGCCGGAGATGAACGGCAGTGAATTGACGCAGCGGTTGCTGTCGATGCGTCCGGGGTTGAAATATATTTACATGTCCGGTTACACCGCCGACGTCGTGGTTCACCGGGGCGTATCGGACGACAAGGACCATTTCATTCAGAAACCCTTTTCTCTACGAGAGCTGGCGGTCAAGGTCAGGACTGTTCTGGATCAACGTTGA